Within the Porphyromonadaceae bacterium W3.11 genome, the region GGGTGCTTTTTTTGACTGTTAATCATCATTTCCAAATGCCATCATATCGGACATTTCATTTCCATTAGAATTATGAATATGAAGTTTTTTAAGGTTTTAAGCGTTTGTTCGTTCGTATTACTTGTTACCGCATGTGGGCAGAGAAGTATGCCAGATAGTGGAGCGGCGGATCCTGAATTCCGTGTAGAGTCTAAGATTTATTCGCTCTTGCGTGCCCCTCAGCTGGATGAAAAGGGTGCTGGGCATTTTATTGATAGAGATGAAAATACCATTTTCATCAAAGACCAAAGTGGGACTCAGACTACTACCTTCAACTATACTTATGGTACCACTTATCATTGGTCAGATATACATCTACCTCAGGAGATAAAGCAGTGTCAGATCTCAGCATGCTATCCTCCAGTCCAGACAAGTGATTTTAAGAATTTCAAGTGGGATGTAAATAAGAAGAAAGGTATTGATCTTCTACTCGCTTCGCCGGTCAAGGCTTCAACTGAATCATCCTCGCCAATCAACTTATCATTCAGACACGCATTGCATAAGCTGTCAGTAGTCCTTATCCCACAGGGGAACAAAGTATCTAGTGATATACTGAGCAAGGCAGTCATTACATGTAAGAATGTAAAGTCTATCGCTGTTATTGATTTACTAAATGGGAAAGCTATAACATCAAACGGCCCAACAATAGAACTAACAAAGAATGGTGCGACTACTAACTTCCTTATTCCAGCACAGGAGGTAGGTGATATGGAGATATCCATTAACGTAGAAGGCAGAGAAGCTCACTATCAATTGTCAAAACTTAAGATTAAAGATCAGCAACTTAAGAACCTTGAGAGTGGAAAGGCATTCTCTCTGCAAGTGAAGGTCAGCAAGGAGTCTTTCACCATCGTGGGGCAGAATATCTCGGGTTGGGAAAAGCAGGGTGAAGCAGACGGCACGATCACTCTTTAAGTATTGTAGTTATGCAGTTCAAAGATGTCCGAATTGCTATATACGCCTTTATAACGCTCTCTTTTGCCCTTGGGGCATGTCAGTCTGAGACTCTGATTAATCCTATCTCCGATACTA harbors:
- a CDS encoding fimbrillin family protein, which encodes MKFFKVLSVCSFVLLVTACGQRSMPDSGAADPEFRVESKIYSLLRAPQLDEKGAGHFIDRDENTIFIKDQSGTQTTTFNYTYGTTYHWSDIHLPQEIKQCQISACYPPVQTSDFKNFKWDVNKKKGIDLLLASPVKASTESSSPINLSFRHALHKLSVVLIPQGNKVSSDILSKAVITCKNVKSIAVIDLLNGKAITSNGPTIELTKNGATTNFLIPAQEVGDMEISINVEGREAHYQLSKLKIKDQQLKNLESGKAFSLQVKVSKESFTIVGQNISGWEKQGEADGTITL